ATATGCCGAGCAATGGCCAGTCATCACCCAGAAGAAGGACCCGATGCCCCAGGCCGAGGAAATGGACGGCGTCACCGGCAAGCTGGAGAAATATTTCAGCGCGAATCCCGGCGAGGGCGACTGAGCCGGCGCAAGGGCGGCGAATCGCCGCCTTATTCAGTGCATGACGATCAAGGCGCTGAAAACAAACGGGAAACCCGGCCTTTGCGTCGCGATGTCGCGGCGCAGCGAGGCGGGTTTCTTGGCACGTGTTTTTGTGATATATTCGTGACATATTCTGCCGGGCGAGTGCCCTCTCCCGGCATGGAAAGGAAGGCCCGCCGTCGTCTGCCCGACGGAGCAATGATCGTAATAACATGACCCAACGGATAGGGGCCTGCCCCCGCCGCGTGGGTTTTTTGCGCCGCTGAGACACTGCGCAGCACGGCGCCAACTGGAAGGAACCAGAATGTCCAAAGCCAAGAAATCCGAATTCCGCCCCGATGACTTCGTTGTGTACCCCGCGCATGGCGTGGGCAAGATCGTCTCGATCGAGGAACAGGAAGTCGCCGGTATGGCGCTGGAAATGTTCGTGATTTCCTTCGAAAAGGACAAGATGACCCTACGCGTGCCGACCGCCCGCGCCGCCGAGATCGGGATGCGCGGCCTCGCCAGCCCGGATCTGGTGGAACAGGCGCTGACGACGCTGAAGGGCAAGGCCCGCGTCAAGCGCGCCATGTGGTCGCGCCGGGCGCAGGAATATGAGCAGAAGATCAATTCCGGCGATCTGCTTGCCATTGCCGAGGTGGTGCGCGATCTGCACCGCAACGACGATCAGCGCGAGCAATCCTATTCCGAGCGTCAGCTTTACGAAGCCGCGCTCGACCGCCTGACCCGCGAGGTCGCTGCCGTCAGCGGCATCGACGCTGCCGGGGCGCAGAAAAAGGTGGATGACGTGCTGGTCGCGCGCGCGGCTTAAGCCGAGCGGCTTCAAGATCGCGAAAGGGCTGCCCTTGGGTGGCCCTTTTTCATGGCTCCGGGACGCAGCCCGCATCGAAAGAGCTCCAATGGAGATGATCCGGTTTATCGCCTGGCTGGTCAGCGCCGGATATGTTGCGGCATTTCTGTGGCTGACCGCCCTGGCGCAGAAACGCGCAGAGCGCTCGGTCTGGCTGTTTCATGCGCCGGGGCAGACGCTATCGGCCTGGGGATTCCGGCTCGGTTTTGTGGCGATGGTGATCTGGCCCTTGTTCCATGGCTTCGGCGGTGGTGCGCTCTGGATCATCCTCGCCGCGATCGGGGCGGGTCTTGCGCTTTGGGCACAGCTGCATATGGGCGCGTCCTGGCGCATCGGCGCGGCGCAGGGCGCAATCGGGAGGCTGG
This genomic window from Paracoccus sediminicola contains:
- a CDS encoding CarD family transcriptional regulator, with the translated sequence MSKAKKSEFRPDDFVVYPAHGVGKIVSIEEQEVAGMALEMFVISFEKDKMTLRVPTARAAEIGMRGLASPDLVEQALTTLKGKARVKRAMWSRRAQEYEQKINSGDLLAIAEVVRDLHRNDDQREQSYSERQLYEAALDRLTREVAAVSGIDAAGAQKKVDDVLVARAA
- a CDS encoding methyltransferase family protein, producing the protein MIRFIAWLVSAGYVAAFLWLTALAQKRAERSVWLFHAPGQTLSAWGFRLGFVAMVIWPLFHGFGGGALWIILAAIGAGLALWAQLHMGASWRIGAAQGAIGRLVIDGPFRLSRNPVFVGQILLAWALIPVAGWIMVAAALLITGAASIQIHREEELLRRDPAWRDYARRTPRWLGLPRRD